The sequence below is a genomic window from Thermus sediminis.
TGGAGCTCCTGCGCCTGAGCTTAAAGGGCGCCCTGGCCAAGGAAGACTCGGAGCTCCTCCTCCAAGCCATCCCCGCCGTCTGCCGGGTGGTCTGGCCGGACTGGACCATCGGGGAGCGGGCGGCCCGGCTCTCCCACGGCCTCTACCTGCCCCTGGTGGACGCCCTGGTGCTGGCCACGGCCCTGGAGGCGGGGCGAGGGAGCTTTGGACCACGGACGCCGACCTCGCCCGGTACGAGGGGAAGCTCCGGGTGGTCCTGCTCGGGTAGGGGCTTCACCAAGC
It includes:
- a CDS encoding type II toxin-antitoxin system VapC family toxin, with amino-acid sequence MTALDTGFFLRLLEGHEEAGALWRALAEGEGEGVVSGLSLVELLRLSLKGALAKEDSELLLQAIPAVCRVVWPDWTIGERAARLSHGLYLPLVDALVLATALEAGRGSFGPRTPTSPGTRGSSGWSCSGRGFTK